The following proteins are encoded in a genomic region of Methanobrevibacter boviskoreani JH1:
- a CDS encoding GNAT family N-acetyltransferase translates to MNMDILELNDELIEKYNVEDFLFKMIKISYQMNYVPEYHYDIMDLDKYYINPKKSTFFITIDRDTNRLVATAAIRGYDKDYHIRNKHYTHENTASIYRVFVDPEYRRCKIATKMIEKIENFCLEEGYKEIYLHTQKDSCGALPFWLKNQYVITQKVPNELGTVHMEKTLCSK, encoded by the coding sequence ATGAATATGGATATTCTTGAATTAAATGATGAATTAATTGAGAAATATAATGTGGAAGATTTTTTATTTAAAATGATAAAAATTTCATATCAAATGAATTATGTACCTGAGTATCATTATGATATAATGGATTTGGATAAATATTATATAAATCCCAAAAAAAGTACATTTTTTATTACAATAGATAGAGATACAAATAGACTAGTTGCAACAGCAGCCATAAGGGGATATGATAAAGATTATCATATAAGAAACAAACATTATACACATGAGAATACCGCCAGTATTTACCGTGTTTTTGTAGATCCCGAGTATCGTCGTTGTAAAATTGCAACTAAAATGATTGAAAAAATAGAAAACTTCTGCCTAGAAGAAGGGTATAAGGAAATATATTTACATACACAAAAAGATAGTTGTGGAGCTTTACCTTTTTGGCTAAAAAATCAGTATGTAATCACACAAAAAGTCCCTAATGAATTAGGAACCGTTCACATGGAAAAAACCCTATGCTCAAAATAG
- a CDS encoding AEC family transporter — protein sequence MDIISTFLTIFVILLIGFIAKRSDFISESEGVTINKVVVNLAMPCLVFNSLYSENMSLLPVLGKFPIVGFITAFICFIISYYILTLMDLPDKQKWAIISVVIMGNTGFVGFPVISGVFGSSGLLRAIFFNITDVLMMVVVYLMFVIKFGGSYGKAIERIIRFPVLWALIIGVVFSFYNVSIGPVLSNVIKYLADMTIPLIILSLGLSMKFDNIRDKIGLTLTGTVLKLFLYPFIAFFIIKLLGLTGFNSTIALVESAMPSAMLAISYVMEFKLDTELTSSIIVLDTLISLVTLPILISLI from the coding sequence ATGGATATAATTTCAACCTTTTTAACAATTTTTGTAATATTATTAATAGGATTTATAGCTAAGCGCTCTGATTTTATAAGTGAAAGTGAAGGCGTTACCATTAATAAGGTGGTTGTTAATTTAGCAATGCCATGTCTTGTTTTTAATTCATTGTATTCTGAGAATATGTCTCTTTTACCAGTACTGGGTAAATTTCCAATTGTTGGTTTTATCACTGCTTTTATATGTTTTATAATTTCATATTATATCTTAACATTGATGGATTTACCAGACAAGCAGAAATGGGCAATAATATCTGTTGTTATTATGGGAAATACTGGTTTCGTAGGTTTTCCTGTTATTAGTGGTGTTTTTGGTTCAAGCGGTCTATTAAGGGCAATTTTTTTTAATATTACTGATGTTTTAATGATGGTTGTTGTTTATTTAATGTTTGTAATTAAGTTTGGCGGATCATATGGGAAAGCTATTGAAAGGATTATCAGGTTTCCAGTTTTATGGGCTTTAATTATAGGGGTTGTGTTTTCATTTTATAACGTTTCAATAGGCCCTGTCCTATCAAATGTTATTAAGTACTTGGCAGACATGACAATACCATTAATTATTTTGTCATTAGGTTTATCAATGAAATTTGATAATATAAGGGATAAGATAGGTTTAACATTAACAGGTACCGTATTAAAATTGTTTTTATATCCATTTATAGCATTTTTTATCATAAAGCTACTTGGATTAACAGGTTTTAATAGTACAATTGCTCTTGTAGAATCTGCCATGCCTTCTGCAATGTTGGCTATTTCATATGTTATGGAATTTAAATTAGACACTGAGCTAACATCAAGTATCATTGTTTTGGATACTTTAATATCTTTAGTAACTCTTCCTATTTTAATATCCCTTATTTAA
- a CDS encoding ABC transporter substrate-binding protein has translation MDKKIKIGIIAIIIIVIAIIAASSYLGNSSDNNATHIVVTVPGHAGEPEAGFNPLTGWGCGHLDFNPLIQSTLFKTGSDGNFTGDLATDYKISSDELIWTVNIRDNVKFSDNTSLTAKDVAFTFNEARSSNSQLDMSNLDHATALNDTSVEFKLKKPQSSFIYDLRYVGIVKADGYNNETYGSNPIGSGPYKLKQWDKGQQAIFVVNDNYYGKKPYFTQVTMLFPEENTAFELVKSGKADVVQAPFSSLNQSVDGYNLVDYSSPRAQGIALPYLNDTGLKTEGGNQVGNNVTGDPAIRKALNVGINREEIVKSVYKGHAKVEYTGVDSQKYGNPIGKIQDNNPEEAKKILEDAGWKDSNGDGIREKNGVNASFKVYYSSKDQSRQALATVIAEQAKDLGINIELTGADWDTIYKNMYSQGSVMQQSSDNPYKTEYQQFHSKTNFSEDDYMNPGAYNNSEVDKYLEDALSQNPDQANSYWSKAAYINNNSGFAPNADAPWLWVADYDYCYFVKNTVDMGTAPTMGQDYMANIVDWKRK, from the coding sequence ATGGATAAAAAAATTAAGATAGGCATAATAGCAATTATAATCATTGTAATAGCTATAATCGCTGCTTCTTCTTATCTTGGTAATTCCAGTGACAATAATGCAACACATATTGTTGTGACTGTACCTGGACATGCTGGTGAGCCTGAAGCAGGATTCAACCCATTGACTGGTTGGGGATGTGGACATTTAGATTTCAATCCCCTAATACAAAGTACCTTATTTAAAACTGGTTCAGACGGTAATTTTACTGGAGATTTAGCAACCGATTATAAAATAAGTTCTGATGAATTGATTTGGACAGTGAATATTAGAGATAATGTGAAATTCTCAGATAATACTAGTCTAACTGCAAAAGATGTGGCATTTACATTCAACGAAGCAAGATCTAGTAATTCACAATTAGATATGTCCAATTTAGATCATGCAACCGCTTTAAATGATACAAGTGTAGAATTTAAATTGAAAAAACCACAATCTTCTTTTATCTATGATCTTAGATATGTAGGTATTGTAAAAGCAGACGGTTATAATAATGAAACCTATGGTTCAAACCCAATTGGTTCAGGACCATATAAATTAAAACAATGGGATAAAGGCCAACAAGCAATATTTGTAGTAAACGACAATTATTATGGTAAAAAACCATACTTTACACAAGTGACCATGCTATTCCCTGAGGAGAATACGGCATTTGAACTTGTTAAATCTGGAAAAGCTGATGTCGTACAGGCACCATTCTCAAGCTTGAATCAAAGTGTAGACGGATACAATCTTGTAGATTATTCCAGTCCTAGAGCACAAGGTATTGCATTACCATACCTCAATGACACTGGTTTAAAAACCGAAGGAGGTAATCAGGTAGGTAATAATGTAACTGGAGATCCTGCAATTAGAAAAGCATTAAATGTAGGCATTAACCGTGAAGAAATTGTTAAATCAGTATACAAAGGTCATGCAAAAGTAGAATATACTGGTGTAGATTCACAGAAATATGGAAACCCTATTGGAAAGATACAGGACAATAATCCAGAAGAAGCTAAAAAGATTCTTGAAGATGCTGGATGGAAAGATAGTAATGGGGATGGCATTAGAGAGAAAAACGGAGTAAATGCAAGTTTCAAAGTTTACTACTCATCTAAGGATCAATCAAGACAAGCTTTAGCAACTGTTATTGCAGAACAGGCAAAAGATTTAGGAATCAACATTGAATTAACTGGTGCTGATTGGGATACAATATATAAAAATATGTACAGCCAAGGTTCAGTAATGCAACAATCATCCGACAACCCATATAAAACAGAATATCAACAATTCCATAGTAAAACAAACTTTAGTGAAGATGATTATATGAACCCTGGTGCTTATAACAATTCAGAGGTAGATAAATACTTAGAGGATGCATTAAGTCAAAACCCTGATCAAGCAAACAGTTACTGGTCAAAAGCTGCCTACATTAATAATAATAGTGGATTTGCTCCAAATGCAGATGCTCCATGGTTATGGGTAGCAGACTATGATTATTGTTATTTTGTTAAAAATACTGTAGATATGGGTACAGCACCTACTATGGGTCAAGATTATATGGCGAATATTGTTGATTGGAAACGTAAATAA
- a CDS encoding DUF447 domain-containing protein → MTVNIKRVGMEKGSQYETIITTISPDGKKNAAPIGTIAYSEKEVMCRIFKTSHTAQNISNQKEFIVNITSNPVIFTLATIGNLPKEYFTDDQVPILKDCDAYLKCKVKTLKEARKKNDPVNSDSMSLVIKAEVYDIVLNKKCPKIANRGFYMLIESLVNYTRIDIVNDNMKEYYLERFREDERVIKKVGTSEDKKSIEILKNQLKDMGYDL, encoded by the coding sequence ATGACTGTTAACATTAAAAGAGTTGGAATGGAAAAGGGAAGCCAATATGAAACGATAATAACAACCATATCCCCAGATGGCAAGAAGAATGCAGCACCAATAGGTACAATTGCATATAGTGAAAAGGAGGTTATGTGCAGAATATTCAAAACAAGCCATACAGCCCAAAATATTTCAAATCAGAAGGAGTTTATTGTAAATATTACAAGCAATCCGGTGATTTTCACTTTAGCCACCATAGGTAATCTTCCAAAGGAGTATTTTACAGATGATCAAGTTCCGATATTGAAGGACTGTGATGCATATCTTAAATGTAAGGTTAAAACATTAAAAGAAGCACGTAAAAAGAATGATCCTGTTAATTCTGATTCCATGTCATTAGTTATTAAAGCAGAGGTTTATGATATTGTTCTAAATAAGAAATGTCCCAAAATTGCAAATCGCGGATTTTATATGTTAATTGAATCCCTTGTAAACTACACACGTATCGACATAGTTAATGACAATATGAAAGAATATTATCTAGAAAGATTCCGTGAAGATGAAAGGGTTATAAAAAAGGTAGGTACTTCTGAAGATAAAAAGTCTATAGAGATACTTAAAAACCAGTTAAAAGATATGGGATATGATTTATAG
- a CDS encoding SIS domain-containing protein, protein MAYKMYDEIMEQPGALRKTFDSEKTLMDEVSSIILEKDNIYLVGCGSSISTCYSVRDALEMVSTLSVRVFTGFEFYYNKKLIKDENSIVILTSQSGETGDTLSSLRRAKEYGIDTVAISNEPGSSMIKEADYSIITRGNRETAILGTKTYVTQLAALYYILFKASDYENKDELLSQLLDIPDLIERLIKETEEDNKALAEEYKDEDLFYCLGSGPNFGLSYKLAMTMFMEGAIKHACPVYAAEFRHGLIERAEKDVPVVFLDSDFESDVITKKAIGYSKNLEMKIILYNLSDYVDDDFDKLLSPFAFIVPLEWFIYYLAHFNGEDPGSTRHIGKVRSD, encoded by the coding sequence ATGGCTTACAAAATGTATGATGAAATAATGGAACAACCAGGAGCCTTAAGAAAAACTTTTGACTCAGAGAAAACTTTAATGGATGAAGTTTCATCAATAATTTTAGAGAAGGATAATATATATTTAGTTGGTTGTGGAAGTTCCATCTCAACATGTTATTCTGTTAGAGATGCTTTAGAGATGGTTTCAACATTAAGTGTTCGAGTTTTTACAGGATTTGAATTTTATTATAATAAGAAATTGATTAAAGATGAGAATTCTATAGTTATCTTAACTTCACAATCTGGGGAAACTGGTGATACTCTATCATCACTTAGAAGGGCAAAGGAATATGGTATTGATACTGTAGCTATTTCAAATGAACCTGGAAGTTCAATGATTAAAGAGGCAGATTATTCTATTATTACAAGAGGGAATCGTGAAACAGCTATTCTTGGAACTAAAACATATGTTACCCAATTGGCTGCATTGTATTATATATTGTTTAAAGCTTCAGATTATGAAAATAAAGATGAACTATTATCCCAATTATTAGATATTCCTGATTTGATTGAAAGACTTATTAAAGAAACTGAAGAGGATAATAAAGCTTTGGCCGAGGAATATAAAGATGAGGATTTATTCTATTGTCTAGGAAGCGGTCCAAACTTTGGTCTTTCATATAAACTAGCCATGACAATGTTTATGGAAGGAGCTATTAAACATGCATGTCCTGTTTATGCTGCTGAATTTAGACATGGTCTTATAGAAAGAGCAGAGAAAGATGTTCCAGTTGTATTTTTAGATTCTGATTTTGAATCAGATGTAATTACTAAAAAAGCTATTGGATATTCTAAGAATCTTGAGATGAAAATAATCTTGTATAATCTATCTGACTATGTTGATGATGATTTTGATAAATTGTTATCTCCATTTGCATTTATTGTACCACTTGAATGGTTTATCTATTATTTAGCTCACTTCAATGGTGAAGATCCAGGTAGTACAAGACATATTGGAAAGGTTAGATCTGATTAA
- a CDS encoding ABC transporter permease, which translates to MIAVAIFSFILLDLSPIDPVNAYLQNVPVSSTQRAALESYWGVGQPMYVKVWNWLINLLQGNLGTSLIYRIPVIDVILEKFQASIVLMFLSWLISGIFGFLLGVIAGKNKDTWIDKIIKVYCYILQSAPSFWIGLVILIIFGVELGWFPIGLGTPIGTLSNDVSIWDWISSLILPTLTLSLVGVASIALYTRNELVNVLSSDYILFAKARGESGWKLIERQALRNILLPALTLQFLSFSELFGGAVLVEQVFSYPGIGQTAVAAGLQSDVPLLLGIVLISAIFVFVGNLIADILYYFVDPRIKENDYIEKE; encoded by the coding sequence ATGATTGCAGTAGCAATATTTAGTTTTATATTATTAGATTTATCTCCTATAGACCCCGTTAATGCATATTTACAAAATGTTCCAGTTAGTAGCACTCAAAGAGCCGCATTAGAAAGTTATTGGGGCGTAGGACAGCCAATGTATGTTAAAGTTTGGAATTGGTTAATAAACTTATTGCAGGGAAATTTAGGAACTTCTTTAATTTATCGTATACCTGTTATTGATGTAATCCTTGAGAAATTCCAGGCATCTATTGTATTAATGTTTTTATCATGGCTTATTAGCGGTATATTCGGATTCCTACTTGGAGTAATTGCAGGTAAAAACAAGGATACATGGATAGATAAAATCATTAAAGTATATTGTTACATTTTACAGTCTGCACCATCATTTTGGATAGGTTTAGTGATTTTAATCATATTTGGTGTAGAATTAGGATGGTTCCCAATTGGACTTGGAACACCAATAGGAACCTTAAGTAATGATGTGAGTATTTGGGATTGGATATCAAGTTTAATATTACCAACATTAACATTAAGTCTTGTTGGAGTTGCATCCATAGCACTATACACAAGAAATGAATTGGTGAATGTTCTTTCATCAGACTATATTCTTTTTGCAAAAGCAAGAGGAGAATCCGGATGGAAACTTATTGAAAGACAGGCATTAAGAAATATCTTACTTCCTGCATTAACATTACAATTCTTATCATTTAGTGAACTGTTTGGTGGAGCAGTTCTTGTAGAGCAAGTATTTTCCTATCCTGGAATCGGACAGACTGCAGTAGCGGCAGGACTTCAAAGTGATGTACCATTACTATTAGGTATAGTTTTAATTAGTGCAATATTTGTATTTGTAGGTAACTTAATTGCAGACATATTATATTACTTTGTTGATCCAAGAATTAAGGAGAATGATTACATTGAGAAGGAATAA